From Candidatus Methylomirabilota bacterium, one genomic window encodes:
- a CDS encoding amidohydrolase family protein, translating to MPEPPTRFTLLTASRLLDGSGAAPVDQGALLIEGDRIVSLGPAARVRAPEGASVDRRDYGIATILPGLVDAHTHLVAPGDGTLGDDIAKEDDDILLLQAAKNARTLLHSGVTTLRENGAKGKVAFSLREGIRRKLAPGPRMVICGRPIAMTGGHMGYFGSEADGETAVRAEVRKLLKEGADYIKIVASGGSTRTSDPNRASYTVAELVAMTDEAHRHGRLTAAHCTSAQSVQNCLDADVDMIIHCIFTEPDGSYRFRPDLVERLAAAKAWVNPTLYVMKAGIERLREAREREGRLTPELVAQLEESRRALDVRVDAVRRMSEAGVRMTAGSDSPWGWYAPGEFVHEIHMLAQAGLSYADAIVTGTAGAAESIGVGGMAGRLQPGRQADVLVVRGDPTRDITALWDVLDVYQAGRRLERAP from the coding sequence ATGCCCGAGCCGCCCACGCGCTTCACCTTGCTCACGGCCTCCCGTCTCCTCGACGGCTCCGGGGCCGCGCCCGTCGACCAGGGGGCCCTGCTCATCGAGGGCGACCGCATCGTCAGCCTGGGCCCGGCGGCCCGGGTGCGCGCGCCGGAGGGCGCGTCCGTGGACCGGAGAGACTACGGGATAGCGACAATCCTGCCCGGCCTCGTCGACGCGCACACACACCTGGTGGCGCCGGGTGACGGCACCCTCGGCGACGACATCGCGAAGGAGGACGACGACATTCTGCTCCTCCAGGCGGCGAAAAACGCCCGCACCTTGCTCCACTCGGGCGTGACAACGCTTCGCGAGAACGGCGCCAAGGGCAAGGTGGCCTTTTCGCTGCGCGAGGGCATCCGACGCAAGCTCGCTCCGGGGCCGCGCATGGTCATCTGCGGGCGCCCCATCGCGATGACGGGCGGGCACATGGGCTACTTCGGCTCGGAGGCCGACGGGGAGACGGCCGTCCGTGCCGAGGTCCGCAAGCTTCTGAAGGAAGGCGCCGACTACATCAAGATCGTGGCGAGCGGCGGCTCCACGCGCACCTCCGACCCGAACCGCGCCTCCTACACCGTCGCCGAGCTCGTGGCGATGACCGACGAAGCGCATCGCCACGGGAGGCTCACCGCTGCCCACTGCACCTCGGCGCAGTCCGTGCAGAACTGCCTCGACGCAGACGTGGACATGATCATCCACTGCATCTTCACCGAGCCTGACGGCTCCTACCGCTTCCGGCCCGACCTCGTCGAGCGGCTGGCTGCCGCCAAGGCCTGGGTCAACCCTACGCTCTACGTGATGAAAGCCGGAATCGAGCGGCTGCGCGAGGCGCGGGAGCGGGAGGGGCGGCTCACCCCCGAGCTGGTTGCGCAACTCGAAGAATCGCGGCGGGCGCTTGACGTGCGGGTGGATGCCGTCCGCCGCATGAGCGAGGCCGGCGTCCGGATGACCGCGGGGTCGGACTCGCCGTGGGGTTGGTACGCCCCCGGGGAGTTCGTTCACGAGATCCACATGCTCGCGCAGGCCGGACTCTCGTACGCAGATGCCATCGTGACCGGCACCGCCGGCGCGGCGGAGTCCATCGGCGTCGGCGGCATGGCCGGGCGCCTCCAGCCGGGCCGTCAGGCCGACGTGCTGGTGGTGCGCGGCGACCCCACGCGCGACATCACCGCCCTCTGGGACGTGCTCGACGTCTACCAGGCGGGCCGCCGACTCGAGCGGGCGCCCTAG